The Acropora muricata isolate sample 2 chromosome 5, ASM3666990v1, whole genome shotgun sequence genome includes a window with the following:
- the LOC136917507 gene encoding uncharacterized protein produces the protein MATTLQLPAIPPFSVTSDQTTLGQRWSKWVKGLEYFLVASNITDKKQRRAVLLHLAGPEVQTVFETLSETGDDYAAALAKLTEYFEPKKNIPFERHLFRQAAQVPTENMDSYVTRLRSLAKSCEYDNVDEIIRDQVVDKCASNSLRRRLLRETNLTLDGLLQIARSVEASDLHADKMEEASDTSRQVNKICSGSQRSNEKIRRSSLKQTRRRRKRGRHLKL, from the coding sequence ATGGCCACAACACTGCAGTTACCTGCTATACCTCCTTTCTCGGTTACAAGCGACCAAACGACGCTCGGGCAGCGCTGGTCGAAATGGGTGAAAGGTTTGGAATACTTTTTAGTGGCGTCAAACATTACggacaagaaacaaagacgtGCTGTACTGCTGCATTTAGCGGGGCCTGAAGTCCAAACAGTTTTCGAAACTCTCAGCGAAACTGGAGATGATTATGCTGCGGCGCTCGCGAAATTAACCGAGTATTTTGAGCCCAAGAAGAATATTCCTTTTGAAAGACATCTCTTTCGTCAGGCAGCACAAGTGCCGACTGAAAACATGGATTCGTACGTGACGCGTTTACGGAGCCTTGCAAAGTCTTGCGAGTATGACAATGTAGATGAAATTATTCGAGACCAAGTGGTTGATAAATGTGCCTCGAACAGTCTTCGCCGTAGATTGCTTCGAGAAACTAACCTCACACTGGATGGGCTTCTACAGATCGCTCGATCAGTCGAAGCATCTGATCTACATGCTGATAAAATGGAGGAGGCGTCTGATACGTCCAGGCAGGTCAACAAGATTTGTAGTGGGTCTCAAAGATCAAATGAGAAAATCAGGAGAAGTTcacttaagcaaacacgacggcgacggaagcgaggacgtcatctgaaattgtaa